The proteins below come from a single Rhizobium sp. BT04 genomic window:
- a CDS encoding PD-(D/E)XK motif protein, with amino-acid sequence MAEEPNPEAWAELRSGRPTSDDGLVTRGLHYRDEETAILMGMDAEGDLHLLVPVSKGPSFQEFPDLNGLMVRHRVTTEGQFLGLVATAPHERVFTPVCREVVEAVLVQNREPWTAVASIVRQWQSAWRPTRQYMSQTTQVGLAGELIVLARIMIDALGSRAVLIWSGPESERHDFVSGNLHLEVKTTRASRHEHDISRLDQLWMPDGRRLLLASVQLEASVGGTLTLASLIDEVIELIRDDPAAVDDFLLKLSRLNWSDEMRRSGELLHFHLRDAALYDVDDEFPRLNEDFRPPSGVLSVRYTVSLANLPTLGVDEVIEMVRASQAFG; translated from the coding sequence ATGGCTGAGGAGCCAAATCCGGAGGCCTGGGCGGAGCTGAGGTCCGGACGTCCGACTTCGGATGATGGGCTGGTGACGCGTGGCCTTCACTACCGTGATGAAGAGACGGCCATCCTCATGGGCATGGACGCTGAAGGCGATCTCCATCTGCTTGTCCCAGTCTCCAAGGGACCATCGTTCCAGGAGTTCCCGGACTTAAACGGTCTGATGGTTCGGCATCGTGTCACCACTGAGGGTCAGTTCCTTGGTCTGGTAGCGACAGCCCCTCATGAGCGCGTCTTCACTCCCGTATGTAGGGAGGTCGTAGAGGCCGTGCTGGTTCAGAATCGTGAACCATGGACTGCCGTCGCTTCCATTGTCAGGCAGTGGCAGTCGGCTTGGCGTCCAACGCGCCAGTATATGAGTCAGACAACCCAGGTCGGCCTAGCCGGAGAACTGATTGTCCTTGCCAGAATTATGATCGATGCGCTCGGGTCGCGCGCCGTGTTGATCTGGAGCGGGCCGGAGAGTGAGCGCCATGACTTCGTTTCGGGGAACCTTCATCTCGAGGTGAAAACCACCCGCGCCAGCCGGCATGAGCACGACATTTCTCGCCTGGATCAATTGTGGATGCCGGACGGTCGTCGCCTTTTGCTGGCGTCAGTGCAACTTGAGGCGTCTGTCGGCGGGACGCTCACCCTTGCGTCCCTGATCGATGAGGTCATCGAGTTAATTAGGGATGACCCCGCCGCGGTCGACGACTTCCTGCTCAAACTCTCGCGTCTCAACTGGTCGGACGAAATGAGGAGGTCTGGGGAGCTCCTCCACTTTCATCTCCGTGATGCCGCGCTTTATGACGTTGATGATGAGTTTCCGCGTCTCAATGAAGACTTCCGACCACCCTCTGGGGTTCTGTCGGTTCGCTATACTGTCAGCCTTGCCAATCTTCCGACATTGGGGGTAGACGAGGTAATCGAGATGGTTAGGGCGTCGCAGGCGTTCGGTTAA